GGGGATGCGGTGGTTGCGCGCAAAAGCCGCTGCGGGCTTTCAGGCAACCAGGGTGGCGAACGCAGGCAGACCCCGGCCAGGTACTAGACCTAGCGCTAGGGTGGCGGTGAGCAGGCTGCGTTGCATAGGGCGGCCATCGTAGCACAGGCGTTTGCACCTGTGCGCTGGCGCGTTCAGCGGGCGCGCTCGGCGTAGCGCGTAAAGCGCAGCGCCTGGCCCTCAGCGGTGATGCGGCGCCAGACGGCGCGCTTTTCGCTCGGGTCGAGTTCGAGCCACTGCTGCACTTCGGCAAAGCTGCGCCCGCAGCCCTTGCACTGCGCATCGCCCTGGCTGGTCGAGCAAATGGCGATGCAGGGGGTGTCGCTCTGGCACTCGTACCAGGCCAGCCAGGCGGCCAGGGCTGGGGCGCTGAATTCTGTGGCCAGGGCCTCGCTGCGGCGGTGGTAGGCCAGGTGGGCGTAGAGCGTGGCCAGCGCCGCCACTTCGGACGCCAGGGTGGCGCCTGCTTGCATCGGGCGCAGGGCGCGCCAGTGGTTGATGGCGGCTTCGATGTCGGTGATGTGGATAGGGCGGCGCATGGGGCGGCGCCATCATAAAACTGTGTTCCAATACCGGCTCTTCAAAGGGGAGTAGCCCCCCGTTGTCAGGTCGTCAACACGAAATTTTGCGATTTCCGGCCTGTCAGGCCGCCAACGGGCGGCTGGGCAAGACCTTTGAGCCCTGGGCCTGCGTGCGCCCGGCTCAAAGCGTTGCTGGCCCCTTGCGGCTTGCTGTGCTCGCCGCCGTCCACGATGGCCTTTTCACTTGCGGCACACATCATCTTATGGACTTCGATTTTCTTACCCATACCCCGTTCTGGATTGCCCTTGGGCAAATCATCATCATCGACATCTTGCTCGGCGGCGATAACGCGGTTGTCATTGCCCTGGCCTGCCGCAAGCTGCCGCCAGAGATGCGCAGCAAAGGCATTTTTTGGGGCACGGCAGGGGCCATCGTGCTGCGTGTGGTACTGATTGTGTTTGCCATGACGCTGCTGGCACTGCCCCTCATCAAGGCGGTGGGCGCAGCCTTGTTGGTGTGGATTGGCGTCAAGCTGATTGCCCCCGAGGAAGATGGCCATGGTGACATTCGCAGCAGCGACAAGCTGCTGGCTGCCATCCAGACCATCATCGTGGCCGATTTGGTGATGAGTGTGGACAATGTGATTGCCATTGCCGGTGCTGCGCAGAGCTCGGGTGAACACCAGATTTTGCTGGTGGTGCTGGGCTTGCTGATCTCGATTCCGATCATCGTCTGGGGCAGCCAGCTGGTCATCAAGCTGATGGAACGTTTCCCGGTGGTGATTGTGCTCGGCGGTATGTTGCTGGGCTGGATTGCTGGTGGCATGTTGGTCAGCGATCCGGTGTTTGCCCATCCCGAGCAGTGGCTGTGGATGCCCAAGCTGCCGCAGAGCGATATGCTCAAGTACGGTGCCAGCCTTGCTGGTGCGCTGCTGGTGCTGGGCTTGGGCAAGTGGCTGCTGGCGCGGCGCAAAGGTACGGCCACAGAGCAGGTGCACTGAACCCTGGGTGCTATCCTGGCGCGTATGAAACTGTTGTTCAAATGGCTGCTCAGCGCAGCCGCTTTGCTTCTGGTGGCCCAGCTCTACAGCGGGGTTGAGTTGCGCGGTTTTGGCTCGGCGCTGCTGGCGGCGCTGGTCATTGGCCTGTTCAACGCGGTGCTGCGACCGCTGCTGGTGGTATTGACCCTGCCGGTGACGGTGGTCACCGTGGGCTTGTTTCTGTTCGTCATCAATGCCTTGATGTTCTGGGCCGCTTCCGGGGTGCTCAGCGGCTTTCATGTGACCGGCTTTGGCGCGGCGTTGCTGGGCTCGCTGTTGTACTCGGGCCTGGGGTTGGTGATCGAATCAGCGCTCGAGCGCCTGTTCCCGCGCTAGTGACTGTACGGCGCGCAGCCGGGTGTCGATGATTGAGGCCTCGATGTAATCGGCCGCCGCGCTGCTTTGGCGCGCCAGGTCTTGCCCGGCTTTGAAGCGATCGATGGCGGCGGCGTAGTCGTAATGCGCTACCTGCGCCTCGGCCTCGGCGCGGATGGCGCGCAGGCGCTGGCCCTGTTGCTGCCAGGCTTGCGCCAGCAGCTGCCACAGCGTGGCGTCCTGCGGGTGCTCGACCAGCCAGGTCTCCAGCGCCCCCGTTACCTCGGCCCCCTGCTCCAGGCGCAGCGCCGCCTGGCTGCGCAGCAGCAGCTCGGGGCGGGCACGGCTCGGGCTGGCGAGCAAGGCGGCCACCTGCTCGGGCTTGCCCGCCTGCAGTGCAATTTCAGCGGCCAGCAGGCGCACCTGGCGCGCGGCGCCGGCGTGGCCGGCGCTGGCGGCGCGCAACTGCTCCAGGTTGCGCTCGGCGCCGGCCCATTCGCCCGCCTGGGCATGGACCAGGGCGGCGGCGTACCAGGCGGCGATTTTTTCGGTGGGCGCCCGGCTGGCAAAGCCGGTGCTTTGCGGCTCGGCCATCCATTGGCGCAGCAAATCGACACCGGGGCGCGCGAGCACGCGCGCGCGCGCGGCGAGCATGGCGTGTTCGAGCGTGGGCAGCGGGCTCGGCGCTTGCGCCAGCGCGGTCGGCAGGCGGGCGTGCATGTCGGCCATGCGCTCGGTGGTCAGCGGGTGGCTGCGCAGGTAGGGCCAGCTGCCGTTGTCGTTCAGGCGGTTGGCCTGCTGCAGCTTGTCGAACATGCTGACGAAGCCCTGCGGCGCAAAGCCGGCGGGCTGCATCAGGCTGTAGCCGACGCGGTCGGCCTCGCGCTCCATGTCGCGGGAGAAATTGAGCTGGTTTTGCACCGCCAGCGCCTGGCCGCCGACCATCAGTGCCTGGCCGGCGTTGGGACTTTTGCTGGCCGCGAGCGCGCCCAGCACCATGGCGCCGATCATCAGCGGCGTGCTGCGTTGCTGCTGCGCTATCAGGCGTGCGATGTGGCGCTGCGTGACGTGGCTGAGCTCGTGTGCCAGCACCGAGGCGAGCTCGTCGCGGCTCGTGACGACGCCGATCAGCCCCAGGTGCACGCCCATGTAGCCGCCGGGCAGGGCAAAGGCGTTGACGCTGCGGTCGCGCCCGAGCAGGATGTGCCAGGCAAAGCGCTCTTGCAGCTCCGGCGTGAGCTCGCCGCGCGCGCGCGCCGCCTGCACCAGCTGGTCAAAAATGCCCTGCACGTATTCCTGCAGCGGGGCGTCGTCGATGTAGTCCGGGTCGCGGTAGAGCTCGCGGATGATGCTGTCGCCAATGCGCCGCTCGGCGCTGGTGGTGAGTGCCAGGCCGTCGCCCAGCGTCGGCAGCGCCGACTGGGCATACATCGGCAGCGCCTGCAGCCCCCCGATTGCTATCAAAAAAGAAGCTGCTAACGCTTGTCCACAGCGCCTGAGAGGCAAATTTTGTTTGATTTTTTGCACGGCCATCCTTGGGCGCCCAGGGCGCGGGCGCAGGGCCGTATGATGCCCGGCTTGCCCTTTGTGTTCCCTCTTTTGCCATGACCACCAGCTCCCCCCTCACCCACTTCGATGCCCAGGGCCAGGCCCATATGGTGGACGTGGGCGCCAAAAGTGCCACGCGCCGCCAGGCGATCGCCACCGGCCGCATTCGCATGGCGGCGGCCACGCTGGCGCTGATCGAGAGCGGCAGCGCCAAAAAAGGCGATGTGCTGGGCGTGGCGCGCATCGCCGCCATCATGGCGGCGAAGAAAACCAGCGACCTGATTCCGCTGTGCCACCCGCTGGCGCTGACCCGCGTGGCAGTGGAATTTGCCCTGCTGCCGGCAGACAACGCCGTGCAATGCACCGCCACGGTAGAAACTGTGGGCCCGACGGGGGTGGAGATGGAGGCGCTGACCGCCGTCCAGGTGGGCCTGCTGACGATCTACGACATGTGCAAGGCGGCCGACAAGCGCATGGTGATGGAGGGCGTGCAGGTGCTGGAGAAGCACGGCGGCAAATCGGGCAGCTTTGTGGCCTCTGAGGTCTAGAAGGCGCTTGTACTGAGCGCTACAAGCTATCTTTTTAATAGTGGCCTGCCCGGAGGGACTCGAACCCCCGACCTATTGCTTAGAAGGCAATTGCTCTATCCGGTTGAGCTACGGGCAGCCGTGAAGGCTGGCGATCATACCGCCGCTGCAGCAGCATTGAGGGCAGCCAGGCGCTCGGGCGTGCCCACGTCCGTCCAGCGCCCGCCGTACACCTCGGCGGTGACGCGGCCCGCGTCCATGGCGCGGCGCAGCAGCGGGCCCAGCGGGGCGGCTTCGCCATCGGGGTTTCCGGGCGCTATGGCGCACCAGGGCTGCGCGAACAGCTCTCTTTTCAGGAGCGCGATGGTGCTGTAGGTGTAGCGCGGCTGGGGGGCGTCTGCGGGCAGGTTGAGCGCCAGCCCGTTGGGCGAGAGGCCGAAATCGCCCAGCGGATGGTGCGCCGGGTTGGGCACCAGCCACAGGTGCGCCAGCGCGCTGCTGGCGGCAAAGCGCTCGGCGGCGGCGGCGTCAAAGCGAAAGTCGGGCGCGTACACATCGCCCGCTGCCAGCCAGAACAGCGGCCCGAGGTGTGCCAGGGCGCGCGCGATGCCGCCGGCGGTCTCCAGCGCATGGCCAAAATCCTGGCCTTCGTGCGAATATAAAATTGATAGCTGCTCGCGCTTGCCTGGTGCGGATTTCAGGCCAAAAACATTCCCAAAACAGGCGCTGATTTGCGCCCCCAGCCAGGCGGTGTTGATGACCACCTGCCCCACCCCGGCTTGCGCCAGCGCTTGTAGGTGCCAGGCCAGCAGCGGGCGGCCCTGCACGGCCAGCAGGGGCTTGGGGCAATGGTCGGTGAGCGGGCGCATCCGCTCGCCCCGGCCGGCGGCGAGCAGCAGGGCGGGGGGCTGAGAAAAAACGGTGGGCGCGGGCATGGTGCGCCACTGTAGTGCATCGCCATGCCACCAATGCCGTTAAACGTGCTGGCCAGGGGTGCACCAGTAAAATAGCGGGCTTTGCCTCTGCCCCCTTTGGAGCCGCCCCCCATGGCCAATACTCAACAAATGGCGAATGCGATCCGCGCACTCGCAATGGATGCCGTTCAACAAGCCAATTCCGGCCACCCCGGCGCCCCCATGGGCATGGCCGACATGGCGGTGGCGCTGTGGGGCGAGCACCTGGCGCACAACCCGGTCAACCCGCACTGGGCCAACCGCGACCGTTTCGTGCTCAGCAACGGCCACGGCTCGATGCTGATCTACGCCCTCTTGCACCTGACGGGCTACGCCCTGCCGATCGAGGAGTTGAAGAACTTCCGTCAGCTGCACAGCAAGACCGCCGGCCACCCCGAAGTGGGCATCACCCCCGGCGTGGAGACCACCACCGGCCCGCTGGGCCAGGGCATCACCAATGCCGTGGGCATGGCGCTGGCCGAAAAGCTGCTGGCCGCCGAGTTCAACCGCGACGGCCATGCCGTGGTCGATCACCACACCTACGCCTTCCTGGGCGACGGTTGCCTGATGGAAGGCATCAGCCACGAGGCCATCGCCCTGGCCGGTGCCTGGCGCCTGGGCAAGCTCATCGCCCTGTACGACGACAACGGCATCAGCATCGACGGCCAGGTGCAGCCCTGGTTCATCGACAACACGGCGCAGCGCTTCACCGCCTGCGGCTGGAACGTGATTGGCCCCATCGACGGCCACGACGCGGCGGCCGTCTCCACCGCCATCGCCCAGGCCAAGGCCG
This DNA window, taken from Acidovorax sp. HDW3, encodes the following:
- a CDS encoding phage holin family protein, with translation MKLLFKWLLSAAALLLVAQLYSGVELRGFGSALLAALVIGLFNAVLRPLLVVLTLPVTVVTVGLFLFVINALMFWAASGVLSGFHVTGFGAALLGSLLYSGLGLVIESALERLFPR
- a CDS encoding DUF3717 domain-containing protein → MRRPIHITDIEAAINHWRALRPMQAGATLASEVAALATLYAHLAYHRRSEALATEFSAPALAAWLAWYECQSDTPCIAICSTSQGDAQCKGCGRSFAEVQQWLELDPSEKRAVWRRITAEGQALRFTRYAERAR
- the moaC gene encoding cyclic pyranopterin monophosphate synthase MoaC; the protein is MTTSSPLTHFDAQGQAHMVDVGAKSATRRQAIATGRIRMAAATLALIESGSAKKGDVLGVARIAAIMAAKKTSDLIPLCHPLALTRVAVEFALLPADNAVQCTATVETVGPTGVEMEALTAVQVGLLTIYDMCKAADKRMVMEGVQVLEKHGGKSGSFVASEV
- a CDS encoding M48 family metalloprotease, which translates into the protein MAVQKIKQNLPLRRCGQALAASFLIAIGGLQALPMYAQSALPTLGDGLALTTSAERRIGDSIIRELYRDPDYIDDAPLQEYVQGIFDQLVQAARARGELTPELQERFAWHILLGRDRSVNAFALPGGYMGVHLGLIGVVTSRDELASVLAHELSHVTQRHIARLIAQQQRSTPLMIGAMVLGALAASKSPNAGQALMVGGQALAVQNQLNFSRDMEREADRVGYSLMQPAGFAPQGFVSMFDKLQQANRLNDNGSWPYLRSHPLTTERMADMHARLPTALAQAPSPLPTLEHAMLAARARVLARPGVDLLRQWMAEPQSTGFASRAPTEKIAAWYAAALVHAQAGEWAGAERNLEQLRAASAGHAGAARQVRLLAAEIALQAGKPEQVAALLASPSRARPELLLRSQAALRLEQGAEVTGALETWLVEHPQDATLWQLLAQAWQQQGQRLRAIRAEAEAQVAHYDYAAAIDRFKAGQDLARQSSAAADYIEASIIDTRLRAVQSLAREQALER
- a CDS encoding nucleotidyltransferase family protein, which gives rise to MPAPTVFSQPPALLLAAGRGERMRPLTDHCPKPLLAVQGRPLLAWHLQALAQAGVGQVVINTAWLGAQISACFGNVFGLKSAPGKREQLSILYSHEGQDFGHALETAGGIARALAHLGPLFWLAAGDVYAPDFRFDAAAAERFAASSALAHLWLVPNPAHHPLGDFGLSPNGLALNLPADAPQPRYTYSTIALLKRELFAQPWCAIAPGNPDGEAAPLGPLLRRAMDAGRVTAEVYGGRWTDVGTPERLAALNAAAAAV
- a CDS encoding TerC family protein, which translates into the protein MDFDFLTHTPFWIALGQIIIIDILLGGDNAVVIALACRKLPPEMRSKGIFWGTAGAIVLRVVLIVFAMTLLALPLIKAVGAALLVWIGVKLIAPEEDGHGDIRSSDKLLAAIQTIIVADLVMSVDNVIAIAGAAQSSGEHQILLVVLGLLISIPIIVWGSQLVIKLMERFPVVIVLGGMLLGWIAGGMLVSDPVFAHPEQWLWMPKLPQSDMLKYGASLAGALLVLGLGKWLLARRKGTATEQVH